One window of Medicago truncatula cultivar Jemalong A17 chromosome 2, MtrunA17r5.0-ANR, whole genome shotgun sequence genomic DNA carries:
- the LOC25486191 gene encoding probable F-box protein At4g22030 produces MASILQTSVLTSCSLSSSKRVINAAINLPNLPNISLPTIQTRKQVVDQELKLQNNDHIIKTQILQDQQQKHSINYNATVQLYAVLEAVSDRIEMHHNIGEQRNNWNNLLLNSINMITLTATTMSGVAAVTSGEGAPLMAMKLSSALLFSAATGLLLIMNKIQPSQLTEEQRNATRLFKQLQSNIQTTIALGNPSEEDVKGAMEKVLALDKAYPLPLLGAMLEKYPAKFEPATWWPSKKGKTQSKKTGKMNNGWSEELEMEMREVVDVVKRKDAEDYDRLGNIALKVNKSLAIAGPLLTGIAAIGSTFIGNGSSLAAFVPLLAGSLASAINTFEHGGQVGMVFEMYRASAGFFNLLETSIESTLGEKDLEKRENGELFEMKMALQLGRSVSELRELASKSASYRMEGVDIDEFASKIF; encoded by the coding sequence ATGGCTTCAATATTACAAACTTCAGTTCTAACTTCTTGttctttatcatcttcaaaGAGAGTAATTAACGCTGCAATTAATCTTCCAAATCTCCCAAATATTTCATTGCCAACTATTCAAACCAGAAAACAAGTTGTTGATCAAGAATTAAAACTACAAAACAATGACCacatcatcaaaacacaaatattacaagatcaacaacaaaagcattctataaattataatgCTACAGTTCAACTCTATGCAGTCTTGGAAGCTGTATCAGACAGAATAGAAATGCATCACAACATTGGCGAACAACGTAACAACTGGAATAATCTTCTATTAAACTCAATAAATATGATTACTCTCACTGCTACAACCATGTCTGGTGTTGCAGCTGTCACAAGCGGGGAAGGTGCACCACTTATGGCTATGAAACTGTCCTCTGCTCTTTTATTCTCTGCTGCCACTGGATTATTGCTTATCATGAACAAAATCCAACCCTCTCAACTCACAGAGGAACAAAGAAATGCTACAAGATTGTTCAAACAACTTCAAAGCAATATTCAAACTACAATAGCTCTTGGAAATCCTAGTGAGGAAGATGTTAAGGGTGCAATGGAGAAAGTTTTGGCCCTTGACAAAGCATATCCACTTCCATTATTAGGAGCAATGCTTGAAAAATACCCTGCAAAATTTGAGCCTGCTACTTGGTGGCCTtccaaaaaaggaaaaacacaaAGCAAGAAAACGGGGAAAATGAATAATGGATGGAGTGAAGAATTGGAAATGGAAATGAGGGAAGTTGTTGACGTGGTAAAACGAAAAGACGCTGAAGATTATGACAGACTTGGAAACATAGCTTTGAAGGTAAACAAGAGTTTGGCAATTGCAGGGCCATTGCTCACAGGAATTGCAGCTATTGGATCTACATTTATTGGCAATGGTAGTTCTTTGGCTGCATTTGTTCCTCTCTTGGCTGGTTCATTGGCTTCTGCAATCAATACTTTTGAACATGGTGGACAAGTTGGCATGGTTTTTGAAATGTATAGAGCTTCTGCTGGTTTTTTCAACTTGTTAGAAACTTCAATTGAATCAACTTTGGGAGAGAAAGATttagagaaaagagaaaatggagagctatttgaaatgaaaatggcTTTGCAATTGGGAAGAAGTGTATCGGAGCTGAGGGAACTTGCATCAAAATCAGCTTCTTATCGCATGGAAGGTGTTGACAtagatgaatttgcaagcaaaATATTCTAA
- the LOC25486192 gene encoding probable F-box protein At4g22030, protein MALLQTSVPISCSLSSSSKKVINASIHLPKLTNISLSKIQTRKQVDDQELKVIKQYKNTPLLENNNITQILQDQQQKHSTISNATVQLYAVLEAVSDRIEMHHNIGEQRNNWNNLLLNSINMITLTATTMSGVAAVTNGEGAPLMAMKLSSALLFSAATGLLFIMNKIQPSQLTEEQRNATRLFKQLQSHIKTTIAIGNPTEEDVKDAMEKVLAIDKAYPLPLLGAMLEKYPSKFEPANWWPISKKVKTQSKKMGKMNNGWSEELEMEMQEVAEVIKRKDSEDYDRLGNIALKVNKSLAIAGPLLTGIAAIGSTFVGNSSLAAFVPLLTGSLASAVNTFEHGGQVGMVFEMYRASAGFFNLLETSIESTLGEKDLEKRENGELFELKMALRLGRSVTELRELASKSASCRMESIEIDEFASKLF, encoded by the coding sequence ATGGCTTTATTACAAACTTCAGTTccaatttcttgttctttatcatcatcttcaaagAAAGTAATTAATGCTTCAATCCATCTCCCAAAACTCACAAATATTTCATTGTCAAAGATACAAACTAGAAAACAAGTTGATGATCAAGAACTAAAAGTAATCAAACAGTACAAAAATACTCCATTATtagaaaacaacaacatcacacAAATATTACAAGATCAACAACAAAAGCATTCTACAATTTCTAATGCTACAGTTCAACTCTATGCAGTCTTGGAAGCTGTATCAGACAGAATAGAAATGCATCACAACATTGGCGAACAACGTAACAACTGGAATAATCTTCTATTAAACTCAATAAATATGATTACTCTCACTGCTACAACCATGTCTGGTGTTGCAGCTGTCACAAACGGGGAAGGTGCACCACTTATGGCTATGAAACTGTCCTCTGCTCTTTTATTCTCTGCTGCCACTGGATTATTGtttatcatgaacaaaatcCAACCCTCTCAACTCACAGAGGAACAAAGAAATGCTACAAGATTGTTCAAGCAACTTCAAAGTCATATCAAAACTACAATTGCTATTGGAAATCCTACCGAGGAAGATGTCAAAGATGCAATGGAAAAGGTTTTGGCAATTGATAAAGCATACCCTCTTCCTTTATTGGGAGCAATGCTTGAAAAATACCCTTCAAAATTTGAACCTGCTAATTGGTGGCCTATTTCCAAAAAGGTAAAAACTCAAAGCAAGAAGATGGGGAAAATGAACAATGGATGGAGTGAAGAATTAGAAATGGAAATGCAGGAAGTCGCTGAAGTGATCAAGAGAAAAGATTCTGAAGATTATGACAGACTTGGAAACATAGCGTTGAAGGTAAACAAGAGTTTGGCAATTGCAGGGCCATTACTCACAGGAATTGCAGCAATTGGATCTACATTTGTAGGCAATAGTTCTTTGGCTGCATTTGTTCCTCTATTGACTGGTTCATTGGCTTCTGCTGTTAATACTTTTGAGCATGGTGGACAAGTTGGCATGGTTTTTGAAATGTATAGAGCTTCTGCTGGTTTTTTCAACTTGTTAGAAACTTCAATTGAATCAACTTTGGGAGAGAAAGATttagagaaaagagaaaatggagagctatttgaattgaaaatggCTTTGCGATTGGGAAGAAGTGTCACAGAGCTGAGGGAACTTGCCTCAAAATCAGCTTCTTGTCGCATGGAAAGTATCGAAATAGATGAATTTGCCAGCAAGCTCTTCTGA